GGAGTATTTTGGCGATAAGGTTTTGGTTAATGATTTCAGGGAACTGTTTGAAGCGGTGTCTGATGGCCGTGCGGATATTGCAATTGTGAACGAACAGGAATTTAAGTTCCAGATGTCGCAGTATGATTTTCCTGTGGCGCAGGGGGATGTGTTTCACCGTTTGGCGGCTAGGGCCAGAGTTCATAAAAGCCGGGCTGACCTGCTGCCCAAGTTAAATGGTGCAATCAAAAGGCTGAAAAGCAGCGGTGAAATCAATATGCTTATTGGCCGCGAGATGCGTAAGAGAATGTATCAATCCAAGCCTTAAGCTAGGTATATATCTCTCAGCTTTTCCAGGCGGTCATCATCTAAACCAAGGGCCTCAGCGAAATAATTTTGCAAGCTGCCATAGTGTTTTTCAATAGAAGCATAGGCTGCATGCAGGAATGAGGCTTCAACTCCTGCCAGTGGTACAACGTCAGTCGGTTTGATGGTGCGTCCAGCTTTCTTTGAAATCCACTGTGCAATTTCTTCTGTTGCTGTGTCCAAGTTTACCGCGCGGTTGGTAAGCAGGAAATCTTCCATAATCTGCTCATCAGGAATATCCAGTGCCTTCATAAGAAGGGCGCCTGCAATCCCGGTGCGATCTTTCCCTGCGGTACAGTGGAAAAGAACCGCATTGCCTTTATGATCGTCAATCAGCGTGTTGAAAAATTCTCTCAGGCCTTCCGCATTCTCAATAGGGATAGTTTCAAAAGCTTTGATGAATTGTTC
This DNA window, taken from Kordiimonas sp. SCSIO 12603, encodes the following:
- a CDS encoding tyrosine-protein phosphatase, translated to MNVDSRIVPLCGVKNFRDMAGYRARDGRYMRPGRIFRSGHLSDMTEDCGTEMFARDIETVIDFRSPREKDRHPVRWPNSWIPDYHAVPIGGNAAAWVKELYDRLSDSDFPAKELHEQFIKAFETIPIENAEGLREFFNTLIDDHKGNAVLFHCTAGKDRTGIAGALLMKALDIPDEQIMEDFLLTNRAVNLDTATEEIAQWISKKAGRTIKPTDVVPLAGVEASFLHAAYASIEKHYGSLQNYFAEALGLDDDRLEKLRDIYLA